A stretch of DNA from Alicyclobacillus acidocaldarius subsp. acidocaldarius Tc-4-1:
CCCGGTCGACGAAAGCTGGCACGCGGGCGCGATAGCCATCGCGAATGCGGAGGGCGAGATCGCCTTTCATTACGGCGATCTCGACTTCTTCACGTTCGCCCGCAGTTCCTGCAAGCCGATTCAAGCCATCCCGGTGGTCGAGTCAGGTGCGCTCGAGGCGTTTGGGCTTGACGACCGCCACCTGGCCTTGATGTGTGCCTCGCATAGCTCAGAGCCCATGCACATCGAAAAGGCGAGCGAAATCCTTCAAAGCATCGGTCTTGGGCCTGAGCACCTCGTCTGCGGGATCCACGTCCCGCACAGCCGAGAGGCGTACGAAGAGATAGTGCGTCGCGGAGAAGCGCTGTCCGCCATTCACAACAACTGCTCCGGCAAGCACGCGGGCATGCTCGCGTACTGCAGGGCCACGGGAGCCGATCCATCGACGTACGCCGAACTTGCTCACCCGCTGCAACAGGCCATCCTTCGCACGCTGAGCGAACTCGCGGACGTGCCGCTGGAGGACATCCGCGTCGGCGTGGACGGATGCGGCGTTCCGGTGCATGCGGTGCCGCTCAGGGCCTGGGCGCGCGCGTTTGCCTCGTTCGTCAGCGATCACGCCCCGCACGCCGCCGCAATGCAGCGCATTCTAGCCGCCATGGGCCATCACCCCGAGCTCGTGGGCGGAAGCCGGGATCGATTCGACACGGACCTTATGCGCGCGACCAACGGCCGCATCGTGGCCAAGGGCGGCGCGGAAGGATTTTTGGCCGTGATCGACACGGGACTCCGCCTCGCGATGGTGATCAAGGTGCTAGACGGAAACGCGCGCGCGATTCCCCCCGTGGCCGTGAAGGCGCTGACCGATCTCGGTGCCATCTCAGCCGCGGAGCGCGAATTGCTGGGTGCGTACATCGAACCTGCGGTAGTCAACACGCAGGGGCGTGAGGTGGGCCGCATCATCGCAGAATTC
This window harbors:
- a CDS encoding asparaginase; this translates as MKPFVRVTRGPVDESWHAGAIAIANAEGEIAFHYGDLDFFTFARSSCKPIQAIPVVESGALEAFGLDDRHLALMCASHSSEPMHIEKASEILQSIGLGPEHLVCGIHVPHSREAYEEIVRRGEALSAIHNNCSGKHAGMLAYCRATGADPSTYAELAHPLQQAILRTLSELADVPLEDIRVGVDGCGVPVHAVPLRAWARAFASFVSDHAPHAAAMQRILAAMGHHPELVGGSRDRFDTDLMRATNGRIVAKGGAEGFLAVIDTGLRLAMVIKVLDGNARAIPPVAVKALTDLGAISAAERELLGAYIEPAVVNTQGREVGRIIAEFTLSRA